Genomic window (Chryseobacterium sp. H1D6B):
TGAGACTGACAGCATTTATAGTTTTGGCACTGAGTTCCGTTGCCTGGGTTTTAGGATCTTTATATTCTAAAAAAAATCCGGCCGGCCATTCTACTTTTATGAATATTGCACAGCAGCTCATCGTTGCCGGTCTGGCCTCTTTCCTGATCGCATCTTTCAGAAATGAATGGAATCATTTTTCTATCCCGGCAATTCCATTGTCAGCATGGTTAGGAGTATTATTTCTGGTTTTCTTCGGGTCTATTGCCGCCTATATTTCATATATCTGGCTGTTGTCTGTAAAACCTGCGGCATTAGTGAGCACCCATACTTACATCAACCCGATTGTGACCGTATTAGCAGGCTGGATTATTGCAAACCAGACCATCAATGGAAGCCAGCTTTACGGCCTGTCTGTGATATTAATCGGAGTGCTGCTTACCAATGTGACGAAATATTTCAGACTGTCAAAACGGTCAAAAGTAAAAATAAGAAGAGCTGTAAAGCGTTTAAATAAATTTAATAAACCTTATCAGCCAATATAGTTATAATGAAGACAAAGATAAAATGATAGAGATTAAAAACATTTCAAAAACATTCCATCAAAAAAAGCAGTCTTTTAAGGCTCTAGAGGATGTAAGCCTGAGTATTGAGCAGGGCGACATTGTGGGAATCATAGGATTTTCAGGAGCCGGAAAAAGTACCTTGATCCGTTCTGTAAATCTTCTGGAAAGACCTGATGAAGGACAGATCATCATCAACGGAAAGGATTTCATGAAATTAAGTTCAAAACAACTTGCCCAAGAGCGCAAAAAAATAGGAATGATCTTCCAGCATTTTAATCTGCTTTCCTCCAGAACTGTTTTTGAAAATGTAGCGCTGCCGTTAGAATTAGACAACACAAGCAAAAGTGAAATTCAGAGAAAGGTTAATGAGCTTCTAAAAATCGTTGGACTAGAAGACAAAGCTGATAATTATCCCAGAAGTCTTTCGGGCGGACAGAAACAAAGGGTTGCTATTGCAAGAGCATTAGCCAATGATCCTTATCTTCTTCTATGTGACGAAGCAACAAGTGCTCTAGATCCTGCTACAACGCAGTCGATTTTACAATTATTACGTGACATCAACCAGCGCCTGGGAATTACCATCTTATTAATTACCCACGAAATGGAAGTGATCAAATCAGTCTGCAACCACGTTGCTGTGATAGACAAAGGAAAAGTTCTTACAAAAGGAACTTTACAGGAAATTATTTCGGACAGAGAAAATCCGATTATTAAACAATTTATAAACTCAGGAGTGATGACTATCCCCCAAGAATTAAATAAAAAACTGCAGAAAGAACCGGGTGCCGGCTTATTTCCGCTTGTTGAAGTAGAACTTAACGAACAAATTACAGTTGAGAAACTCTTATCAAAAATTTACGATGAGTACAAAATTCCTTACAGACTTTTAAAAGCTGATCTGGAATATCTCGGTGATTCCAATTTCGGAAAACTGCTGCTTCAGCTTCAGGGAGAAACTGAAGAGAATCAGAAATTGATCTATTATTTTAACCAAAATAAAATTCAAAATACAGTAAAGGGTTATGCTTAACGATACAGTGATACAGCTTTTATCAAAAGGAGTTTGGGAAACGATTTTTATGACTTTCGTTTCGGGATTTTTCGGATTTGTTTTAGGACTTCCTGTCGGGATCTTATTGTTCATCACTAAAAAAGGACAGCTTCTGGAAAACATTTATTACAATAAAATTTTATCTGTTTTAGTCAATATCTTCCGTTCTATTCCATTTATCATTCTTATTGTCTGGATGATTCCTTTTACAAGAGCTTTGGTAGGAACTTCCATTGGTGTTTATGCCGCTTTGGTACCGCTGAGCATCGGTGCTGCTCCGTTTATTGCAAGGCTGGTAGAGAACAGTCTTCTTGAAGTTCCGAACGGTCTGATTGAAACCGCAAGAGCCCTGGGTGCATCACCGTTCCAGATCATTAAAAAAGTACTGCTGCCGGAAGCACTTCCTTCACTGGTCAATAATGCGAGTATCACATTGATCACTTTAGTCGGATATTCGGCTATGGGAGGAGCTGTAGGAGCCGGCGGACTGGGACAGATCGGATATCAGTATGGATATATCGGATATGATGCAGTGATCATGAACGTTGTGCTTGGTTTATTGGTGGCTCTTGTGTTTATTATTCAATTTGCGGGAGACCGATTGGCTAAGAGATTTGATCATAGATAGTTTTAATACGTTAGCAGCAAAGGCGCAAGGATTCTATCTCCGATAAAATTTTGATTGAGTATATTCTTCAGAATAAAGCATCAGGTATTTTTTCATTGACTACGTTGAACGTTCGATTTCAGAATGAAGTGAATGAACAGTGAAGAATCTCATAGTAAAACAGAGATTTCTCCTACCGTCGAAATGACAGCAGACTTAAAAGGATTCTTTGTGAAGAAGCAGAAATTTTAAAACGGTCTGTCGATTGTCATTCAGAACGGAGCAAAGAGCAGTGAAGAATCTCATAGTAAAACAGAGATTTCTCCTACCGTTGAAATGACAGCAGACTTAAAAGGATTCTTTGTGATGAAACAGAGATTTTAAAACGGTCTGTCGATTGTCATTCAGAACGGAGCAAAGCGCAGTGAAGAATCTTTTATGCAAATAGAGATTTCTCCTACCGTCGAAATGACAGCAGACTTAAAAGAATTCTTTGTGAAGAAGCAGAGATTTTAAAACGGTCTGTCGGTTGTCATTCAGAACGGAGCAAAGCGCAGTGAAGAATCTTTTATGCAAATAGAGATTTCTCCTACCGTCGAAATGACAGCAGACTTAAAAGAATTCTTTGTGAAGAAGCAGAGATTTTAAAACGGTCTGTCGGTTGTCATTCAGAACGGAGCAAAGCGCAGTGAAGAATCTCATACTAAAACAGAGATTTCTCCTACCGTCGAAATGACAATGTATTTTAATGTTAGTCTTTAAAGCTTAACTCAATAATTTTAATTTAAAATAATATAAATAATGAAAAAAACAAAAATTTTCAGCTTATTAGCAGCTGGTCTACTTCTTTTTAACGCATGTAATTCATCAAAAAAAGAAGACCCAAACTTTATTAAAGTAGGAATTACATCAGGCCCTGAACAGGAAATTGCAGAAACAGCTAAAAAAGTAGCTAAAGAAAAGTATAATCTTGAAGTGGAGCTCGTTTCTTTCAATGATTATGTAGTACCGAATGAAGCTTTAAATAACGGCGATATTGATGCCAATGCCTTTCAGCACGTCCCTTATCTTCGGGAGCAGTCTAAACAAAGAGGCTATAAATTAGCAGTTGTGGGCAATACTTTTGTATATCCGATCGTTGCTTATTCTAAAAAAATAAAAAATATTAATGACCTTCAAAACGGAAGCACCATTGTAATTCCAAATGATCCTACCAACGGCGGACGTTCACTTTTACTGCTGCAGAAGAATGGTTTGTTAAAGCTGAAAGAAAATGTCGGTTTATTACCAAAAGTTACTGATATCGCTGAGAATCCGAAACAATTGAAAATCATTGAAATTGAGGCGCCGCAGCTTCCGAGAGTTTTGGATGACAAAGAAGTAGTTATTGCAATTATCAACAATAATTTTGCGGCACAGGCTGGATTAGATTCCAACAAATATGGCATTTTGAAAGAAGATAAGAACTCTCCTTATGTGAATGTTATCGTTTCAAGAGAGGATAATAAAAACACGGATAAGATTAAAAACTTTGTGAAAGCTTATGAATCCGAGGAGGTTTTGAAAAAAGCTGAAGAAGTATTTAAAGGCGGAGCTGTAAAAGGCTGGTAACGATAATTAAAAACATTTTTTGAGTTAAGTTTCTCGATACACTCCATTTCATTCCTATATTCTAAGTGAATGATATTAGTTCAAAAAAATTAGTTCCGTGTCATTTCGAGTGAAGTTATTTGGAATGGAAAATGATTTTGTAACGAGAAACTTTTACATGAAAAGACACTTATTCTAACTAGAAATCGGTGCACATGATTAAAGTTTACAATAGTGAGTGAGAACTGGTTATAAATAACCATTTATTGATAAATCTTATTTTCTCAACTTGGGATAATAAAAATTTGCTTATTTTTGTTAGCAATCAATAAAAAGGTTTTTTATGTTAAAGAAAACTGCCATAGTAAGTCTTTTCACTCTTATTTCATTTTCTTCAATGGCTCAAACTAATACTCTGCCCATCTATTTAGATGAATCCAAACCTGTTGAACAGCGTGTTCAGGATGCACTTTCCAGAATGACGCTGGAAGAAAAGGTAGCAATGCTTCATGCACAGTCAAAATTCAGTTCTCCGGGAGTTCCAAGATTGGGAATTCCTGAGTTTTGGACTACTGACGGCCCTCACGGCGTACGTCCGGAAGTAATGTGGGACGAATGGAACCAGGCCGGCTGGACGAATGACTCTATCATCGCCTACCCTGCTTTAACCGCTTTATCTGCAACATGGAATAAAAAAATGTCATGGAATTACGGTAAAGCTTTAGGAGAAGAAGCACGATACAGAAAAAAAGATATTCTTCTGGGACCTGGAGTTAATATTTACAGAACTCCATTAAACGGAAGAAACTTCGAATATATGGGCGAAGATCCTTATCTGACCTCTAAAATGGTTGTTCCTTATATTCAAGGAGTCCAGTCAAACGGCGTAGCTACAAGTGTAAAACATTTTGCACTTAATAATCAGGAGATGTTCCGCCACACGAGCAACGTGAATATCGATGACAGAACGCTGTATGAAATTTATCTTCCGCCTTTCAAAGCGGCAGTTACAGAAGGTGATTCATGGACGATTATGGGCGCTTATGACATGTATAAAAACCAATATGCAAGCCAGAACCAATATCTTTTGAATGATATTTTAAAAGGAGAATGGAAATATAAAGGGGTTGTAGTTTCAGACTGGGGTGCTGTAAACAATACTGAACAAGCCGTACACAACGGATTAGATCTTGAATTCGGCAGCTGGACCAACGGACTTTCTGCTGGAACTAAAAATGCTTATGATAATTATTATTTAGCGAAACCTTATTTAGATTTAATTAAATCCGGGAAAGCTGATACTAAAGAACTGGATGACAAGGTAAGCAGACTGCTTCATTTAGCCTATAAAACTACAATGAACAGAAATAAACCTTTCGGAAATATTGCTTCTGAAGAACATAAAGCTGTTGCAAAGGAGATTGGTGAAGAAGGAATCGTTTTATTAAAAAATCAAGGAAACGTATTACCTATCGATCTTTCTAAAACGAAAAAAATTGCTGTTATCGGAGAAAATGCCATCAAGATCATGACGGTAGGCGGCGGTTCTTCTTCTTTAAAAGTGAAATATGAAACCTTACCTTTAGAAGGAATCAAAGCAAGATTCGGGAAACAGGCAGATGTGCAGTATGCAAGAGGATATGTTGGAGATACGGGCGGAGAATATAACGGTGTAAAATCCGGACAGGATCTAAAAGACAGCCGTTCTGAAACCGAATTATTAAATGAAGCTGTAGAATTAGCCAAAAAATCTGATTTCGTGGTTTTTGTAGGCGGATTAAATAAAAGTGATTTTCAGGACAGTGAAGGAAACGACCGAAAGAGTTTAGGACTTCCTTACAATCAGGACCACGTGATTGAAGCGCTGGCTAAAGCGAATAAAAACCTTGCAGTAGTTCTTGTTTCCGGGAATGCGGTGTCTATGCCTTGGGTAAAAGAGGTTCCTTCTATTCTTCAGTCATGGTATCTGGGTTCTGAAGCCGGAAATTCTATTGCTGCTATTTTAGCAGGTGATGCCAATCCTTCAGGAAAACTGCCGTTCTCTTTCCCTGTGAAGCTTGAAGATAATTCAGCTCATCAATTAGGAGAATATCCTGGAAATAAAGAGGAATTAGCTGCCGGAAAAGGAAAAGACCAGAAAAACCCAATCAATATCACTTACAATGAGGGAATTTTTGTCGGCTACCGCTGGCATGATACTAAAAAGATCAAACCTTTATTCAGTTTCGGACATGGATTGAGCTACACGACTTTTGAGTTTGGAAAAGCAAAAGCTGATAAAACAACGATGTCTCAGGATGACAAGATCACATTCACTGTAACCGTTAAAAATACAGGAAAAAAAGCAGGTGCAGAAGTTGCCCAGCTTTACATCAGTGATCTGAAATCTTCTGTTCCGCGTCCTCTAAAAGAACTGAAAGGTTTTGAAAAAGTATTTTTAAACCCGGGAGAACAGAAAGAAGTAAGTATTACGATCGATAAAACAGCTTTAAGTT
Coding sequences:
- a CDS encoding EamA family transporter, which translates into the protein MSTTKNKWLVPLAFTNIYVIWGITFLAISFGLKGFPPFILSGFRFLAAGILLFGYLSAKGEKANSLVNWRKNAITGILILTGGTGLVAWGEQYVTASEAAISIATGPFWFIAIDKKNWKYYFSDKFIPIGLVIGFVGLVLFLNGSVNSSSAHSTVNGSLRLTAFIVLALSSVAWVLGSLYSKKNPAGHSTFMNIAQQLIVAGLASFLIASFRNEWNHFSIPAIPLSAWLGVLFLVFFGSIAAYISYIWLLSVKPAALVSTHTYINPIVTVLAGWIIANQTINGSQLYGLSVILIGVLLTNVTKYFRLSKRSKVKIRRAVKRLNKFNKPYQPI
- a CDS encoding ATP-binding cassette domain-containing protein, which codes for MIEIKNISKTFHQKKQSFKALEDVSLSIEQGDIVGIIGFSGAGKSTLIRSVNLLERPDEGQIIINGKDFMKLSSKQLAQERKKIGMIFQHFNLLSSRTVFENVALPLELDNTSKSEIQRKVNELLKIVGLEDKADNYPRSLSGGQKQRVAIARALANDPYLLLCDEATSALDPATTQSILQLLRDINQRLGITILLITHEMEVIKSVCNHVAVIDKGKVLTKGTLQEIISDRENPIIKQFINSGVMTIPQELNKKLQKEPGAGLFPLVEVELNEQITVEKLLSKIYDEYKIPYRLLKADLEYLGDSNFGKLLLQLQGETEENQKLIYYFNQNKIQNTVKGYA
- the metI gene encoding methionine ABC transporter permease MetI; amino-acid sequence: MLNDTVIQLLSKGVWETIFMTFVSGFFGFVLGLPVGILLFITKKGQLLENIYYNKILSVLVNIFRSIPFIILIVWMIPFTRALVGTSIGVYAALVPLSIGAAPFIARLVENSLLEVPNGLIETARALGASPFQIIKKVLLPEALPSLVNNASITLITLVGYSAMGGAVGAGGLGQIGYQYGYIGYDAVIMNVVLGLLVALVFIIQFAGDRLAKRFDHR
- the metQ gene encoding methionine ABC transporter substrate-binding lipoprotein MetQ; the protein is MKKTKIFSLLAAGLLLFNACNSSKKEDPNFIKVGITSGPEQEIAETAKKVAKEKYNLEVELVSFNDYVVPNEALNNGDIDANAFQHVPYLREQSKQRGYKLAVVGNTFVYPIVAYSKKIKNINDLQNGSTIVIPNDPTNGGRSLLLLQKNGLLKLKENVGLLPKVTDIAENPKQLKIIEIEAPQLPRVLDDKEVVIAIINNNFAAQAGLDSNKYGILKEDKNSPYVNVIVSREDNKNTDKIKNFVKAYESEEVLKKAEEVFKGGAVKGW
- a CDS encoding glycoside hydrolase family 3 C-terminal domain-containing protein is translated as MLKKTAIVSLFTLISFSSMAQTNTLPIYLDESKPVEQRVQDALSRMTLEEKVAMLHAQSKFSSPGVPRLGIPEFWTTDGPHGVRPEVMWDEWNQAGWTNDSIIAYPALTALSATWNKKMSWNYGKALGEEARYRKKDILLGPGVNIYRTPLNGRNFEYMGEDPYLTSKMVVPYIQGVQSNGVATSVKHFALNNQEMFRHTSNVNIDDRTLYEIYLPPFKAAVTEGDSWTIMGAYDMYKNQYASQNQYLLNDILKGEWKYKGVVVSDWGAVNNTEQAVHNGLDLEFGSWTNGLSAGTKNAYDNYYLAKPYLDLIKSGKADTKELDDKVSRLLHLAYKTTMNRNKPFGNIASEEHKAVAKEIGEEGIVLLKNQGNVLPIDLSKTKKIAVIGENAIKIMTVGGGSSSLKVKYETLPLEGIKARFGKQADVQYARGYVGDTGGEYNGVKSGQDLKDSRSETELLNEAVELAKKSDFVVFVGGLNKSDFQDSEGNDRKSLGLPYNQDHVIEALAKANKNLAVVLVSGNAVSMPWVKEVPSILQSWYLGSEAGNSIAAILAGDANPSGKLPFSFPVKLEDNSAHQLGEYPGNKEELAAGKGKDQKNPINITYNEGIFVGYRWHDTKKIKPLFSFGHGLSYTTFEFGKAKADKTTMSQDDKITFTVTVKNTGKKAGAEVAQLYISDLKSSVPRPLKELKGFEKVFLNPGEQKEVSITIDKTALSYFDAAKHDWVAEPGDFEALIGNSSDAIKTKVKFTLK